Below is a genomic region from Candidatus Thermoplasmatota archaeon.
AAAAGCTCAAATTGTTCTGCTTGAATTTCTTTAATAATCTTCTCAATATGATGAATCGCATGTAACAATTTATAGATCTCTTCATCTTCAGGAGACGGAGGAACTGCTTCTTGAGGTTGACCTTCCCTTTTTTTATGAAAATCAGATGCGATATATCTTTCTTTTAAAATATCTCGAGCTTGTTTTAATATTTTAACCTGCTCAGATAGTAAAGTCACATCTTTCATACGGATCCTGCTCATGAAACCTCATTAAAGCTGGTATTCGTTATTCTGATACACAGTAATAAATATTCAAATAAATAAAAGATTTGGTCAATTTAAAAAACTCATTTTTTCTTGATTCGATCAAACAAGATAACAGAATTATATTCAATTCTTAGAATTCGATGATACGGAATCATCGCTGAGCTTGTTTCAAGAAAGGATTTACCAATAGCTTTAATATCAGTCCCCTGAATACTCCGAATATTTCCAGGAGCACCTCGATGCAGGTACCAGATTTTCACCTGATAAATATCCTGGGTCCATTTAATTTTATTTAATACATCACGAATATCATGCATATAAATCGCTATTGTATCTTTGAAAGCATTTCTAACGCCTGTTGTACATGTTTATACCCATAGCGAAGGATATATTCCCCATGACCCGGGTATAAATCAGATATCTCAAGAGCTGCTAGTTTTCTGATCGAACCGAATAACGCTTGTTTGTTGCCACCTATAAAATCATACCGTCCAAAACCACCATATGCAAAAACAATATCTCCTGAAAACAAGGTTTTGCTTGTTTTTCCATAGAGACATAGTCCTCCTAAACTATGACCCGGAGTCGACAGAACCAAGTACTGCTCGTCACCAAGTACTATTTGCTCTTCTCCATATAATGGATGATCCACAAGAATTTTTGGCATTTCAATTCCGAGAATATCTGCAAATTCACTAACCCCTGATTTTAAACTTTCAATTGCATGAGCATGTGCAAAAATGGTAACTTTTTTTGGTAATGCTTGTAGAATGTTTGATACACCACCAACATGATCAAAATGCTCATGGGTCAGAACAATTTGGTCAATATCTTGGATATCAATATATCTTTGTATCTGGTCAAGCACATACGTTTTATTCATTCCAGTTCCAGTGTCTATAACAGTTGTTTTCGTACCAGGAATGATATACACATTTGAATCATATCCTTTTCCAGAAATAGCGTATACAACCATACATATACGAAAGATGTAAGTACTGATAAGCATATCGTTCCTGTTTTTATATTATTACACTTAAAAAAATTCAAGAAACAGTAACAATTAAAAAGCAAGAAACTGTTTACAGGGTAATTCTTTGGGGAGTTTGAACAAGTATGGCTACTGATAATATTGTCCACATTGTTGGAACGGGAACTATTGGAGAGCCATTAATCGGGCTTCTCTGTGACGCAAAAGATGATCTTGGTATTGATGAAGTAACCTTTTATAAGCATAGTCCTACTCTTGAAGATCGACCAAAGATCAAAGGACTTATCAATCGAGGTGCAAATCTTGCTATCAGCGAC
It encodes:
- a CDS encoding RNA repair domain-containing protein — its product is MHDIRDVLNKIKWTQDIYQVKIWYLHRGAPGNIRSIQGTDIKAIGKSFLETSSAMIPYHRILRIEYNSVILFDRIKKK
- a CDS encoding MBL fold metallo-hydrolase, with the translated sequence MVVYAISGKGYDSNVYIIPGTKTTVIDTGTGMNKTYVLDQIQRYIDIQDIDQIVLTHEHFDHVGGVSNILQALPKKVTIFAHAHAIESLKSGVSEFADILGIEMPKILVDHPLYGEEQIVLGDEQYLVLSTPGHSLGGLCLYGKTSKTLFSGDIVFAYGGFGRYDFIGGNKQALFGSIRKLAALEISDLYPGHGEYILRYGYKHVQQALEMLSKIQ